The Strix uralensis isolate ZFMK-TIS-50842 chromosome 16, bStrUra1, whole genome shotgun sequence genome has a window encoding:
- the CLEC19A gene encoding C-type lectin domain family 19 member A, with protein sequence MVRGFARREEVRVGLAGAMPEPVHAYSCPLFWTEYEGHCYRYFPINKTWAEADLYCAEFSIGIRSAKLASIHSWEENVFVYDLVNSRVPGIPTDIWTGLNDLRQEGHFEWTDGSSYDYHYWDGSQPDDGIHSIPEEEDCVQIWYRHSSALRSWNDNACGRAFPFVCKIPSLALD encoded by the exons ATGGTGAGGGGGTTTGCTCGGAGGGAGGAGGTGCGAGTTGGCCTTGCAGGAG ccATGCCAGAGCCTGTCCACGCCTACTCCTGCCCGCTCTTCTGGACAGAATACGAAGGCCACTGCTACCGGTACTTTCCCATCAACAAAACCTGGGCTGAAGCTGACCTCTATTGTGCCGAGTTCTCCATTGGCATCAGATCAGCTAAGCTGGCCTCCATCCACAG CtgggaagaaaatgtctttgtgtACGACCTGGTGAACAGCCGCGTGCCGGGCATCCCCACTGACATCTGGACAGGGCTCAACGACCTGCGGCAG GAGGGTCACTTCGAGTGGACGGATGGTTCCTCCTATGACTACCACTACTGGGATGGCAGTCAGCCCGACGACGGGATCCACTCCATCCCGGAGGAGGAGGACTGCGTGCAGATCTGGTACAGGCACAGCAGCG CACTGCGCTCCTGGAATGACAACGCCTGCGGCAGAGCCTTCCCCTTCGTCTGCAAGATTCCCTCACTGGCCCTGGACTGA